The Drosophila bipectinata strain 14024-0381.07 chromosome 3L, DbipHiC1v2, whole genome shotgun sequence region TCTGGCAGGAAGTACAGCTCCAACGAAAACTCTATCCAACTGGCGGCAGCTGCCAAACCATAGTGCACCGAGTGGTTCAGCATAAACGAGTCCAGACTCAAAGTACGCGGATTGGCATATGCGATGACCAGGAACTCCGAGTAGTGGAAGACTGACATGAAGCATCCATAGACACCAAATTGCTGCCACCCGATGGGTGCAAAGAGGATAACTAGTACACTAACGGCTACGGCAAATCCCAAAAAGGAGGCCCGTATGGCGACCTACAGAGAAGTGACAACGGTGAGCAGTTAGATTAGATTCGGAATTCCAATGACTCACCTGGTAGTCGTGGTTCCGCAATACGAACCGTATGATCATATTGATTAGGGCGTAGTACAGGACTGGGCCCCACAAAACGGCTCCCCACACTTGAGGCACAATGCCATAGTGGATCTGGGGCACCGAGGGGATCAGGACCAATCCTGCCGTAattaaaaagcaaaacaaactaAGGCGACCATCATAGCAGAGAGCAAAGCAGAAGGGAGAGCCGGATGTCGGTGGGCCGGGGTTCCGACCACTGTTTGCGCACATTTCCACGCCCTTTGGTCAGTTTTTGTGCTGCAGGTGTATTCCAGATCACAGATATTGGtgtttttcaaaacatttGCTTCGGTTCAAcgcacaaaaatgtaaataaaccGGCAATCTGCCGATAACGATAACAGAAACGGTGAATACCAGATAATAAGAACTATTGATAAATCTGATGCATAAAACATAAATCATTGTCTTAATCCACTAAGAAAATTATAGgaggttttattttaatttataataataaactcattaaaataataataatatatcttTACTTTAATTTACATCGATAGCTATCGATACCTCGATAGCCGGCGTGCACgttatgtaaaataaaaacagcaatttattaattaaagtagCCAAAGAACCTGCTCCAGTTCCAGCCATGGTGTTTTTAAACCTGCCACTTTTGGTACGAGCCCGAGGACCCGATGAATTCTGGCGCAAGCGTCGAATCTTTAAACTGGCGGCGGTAAGTTTCGAATTTGTTGggaaaacaacaataatatacataaataaatgctTCCTGCAGCACTACCGCAGCCGCACCAGGAATGTTTACTCCTTCGCAATCAGGAGTGTCCATAGGGCTTTGGCCTATGCAACCAAAGGACGCAAGCTGAAGAAACTGGACATGGCCCAGCTGTGGACGACGCGTGTGGAGGCTGGTTGCCAGCAATACGGCGTTGGCTTAGAGACCTTCAAAGAAGGCTTGGCTCGCTCCGACATTCTGCTTAACAAGTACGTGGAATAACTTCATATAGACGTCCTTAATCTTATGCCACCTGTTTTTTCTAGAAAAATGCTCTCCGATCTGGCTATTTGGGAACCGCGTTCCTTTGAGACTCTCGTCAAGATCTCCCGGGAACGAGCTGCTGTGGAAGGATTGCCGGATTTAAAGCGCCCATCCGCCTTTAACCAGGTCTATGGCCTGAGCAACCTGAAGTTGGATTAACTTAGCCTTAAGTAGGAGTTCAAATATAgttgttttataaattaaagccAATGGTTTTTCAATCTCCTCCAGACAATCTTTTCAGTTAATATTTGTgatttaacaaataactttGAATTTATTCAACGGTCTATGCgcaatgcaaataaaaatattgcatCAGCGTTTATTGTAGTTATGTTCTGGGTTTGTGTGTTACGTACTAATAGAAAACATAGAATTCATAGAATTGTGAGACGGGCTGCCCGGGAGACTCTACTCCAACTTAGCCAGGATATCCGATTCACGGAAAAGGATCAGTTCCTGTGGCTTATCGCCTTCCAAGTTGACCTTGGTGCCTCCGAATTCAGGCAGCAGAACGCGATCGCCTTCCTTGACGCCAATGGGAATGTGATTGCCAGTGGTCTGCAAGAAacgaattaataaataaaatgtatatacaaCTTAAAATAATTCGATCAATCACAATAAagtattttaacaaaaatttaataaatattagagCATAAGATTacataaaatacaaacaattACATCTTTGGAAATGAAGGAAACCTCTAGAAAAACTTCCAAGGTCAGAAActattttcaattaatttttagagGGATTTCCAGCCAGAATTATGAAAGATCGACTTAAATTGCGAAATACTTACGGCATTGCGGGCACCGGGACCAACGGCAACGACCGTGCCCTCGAGAACTTTGCCCACAGACTTCTCTGGCAAAACGATTCCACCTTTCGTCTTGGTCAGAGCCTCGGCGCGCTGGACCAGAATCCTGTCCAGCATGGGGATGATCTTCTTGATAGCGGCGGCCTGGAAAAATAACAAGCAGAGCCCATATTTAACCCATGTTGAACTGTTACACAACAGCCCGGCAAGTGGGAGGTGGAGATGCACCCATCGAAGCTTCTCGAAAATGGTGGTGCCATCACTCAGTGCCTTTTTTCAATGATACTTCGAGCTATAAATAGTAAACTCACCATTTCTGTTTATAAATGCAAACTGGGGTGCTTTGTAAAGCCAAAAACTTAACTTTTTACTTAACTACACGTGCCACTCGCCCGGCGAACCTTCGGTAGATGCGGGAGCTCCAAAATATGTTGCGCTTAGAGAGATATCGATAGAGCTTCATATAAatcgatattttttgttattaatattttgttattttattattttgtttgtggattttagttatatttatattataaaaacaacATTAGGTGCAACAtccatttcaaaaatattgtgactttaaatatatttattcctTTTCTAGCTATCgataataatgaaaaaaaaaaataccaaaaaggaACACCCTGTTCTGATAAGAATACCTTTATGTACTGTATGTATCTCGATCATTTGCTTTGTgattaataaaattgtttaagggCAGCGAATGTAAATAAACACTTTGGTAATTactctaaaaattaaattgatgCATTAGTTTCAGGGTCTATCAAACTGTTCACATGCAGTGGCATTGGAAATTGTTAAAACTAAGGCAATATCTCTGAGACAGTTTTCGTAAGTTAGCAATTACTGGTGAATCCCCTACTTCAGTCCAAGTTCAATACAAAAATGAATCGCATTCAAAGGAAAAAGGAATACTTTAATGATGTCTCAGAGAAATGGAGAAAGGTGAATATATATTTGGAGATGATTTTCATAGATCGCACACCACTGGACAGCAAGAAAATGATGGAGTTTTACCAACTCGTCTACTaccactgctgctgcttctccgAAGACCCCAGCGTAAAGTCCCAGGATGCAGGAACAAGTTTCTACGATAATACTATTAGATTTTTGAAGGAACGGCTATGGGTAGTTTCTAGGGAATTGGACTTGATCACAAATAATGAACAATTACTTATTAAATACTTAGAGCAATGGGATATGTATCGAAAATCCTGCGAAGTCCTGAACTGTGGCTGTCGGTTCTTCAATCAAAACTGGGTTACATTCGAAAATTCAGGGAAAGGAGTCGACATTGTACATGATATCTATCGCACTGCAATAATACAATGGATGGATGTTGTTTTCCGCCCAGTGGATAGGTCGTTGGTAAACGCGATTACCAGTTTAATCCGTCGTACGGA contains the following coding sequences:
- the LOC108133926 gene encoding 10 kDa heat shock protein, mitochondrial, with the translated sequence MAAAIKKIIPMLDRILVQRAEALTKTKGGIVLPEKSVGKVLEGTVVAVGPGARNATTGNHIPIGVKEGDRVLLPEFGGTKVNLEGDKPQELILFRESDILAKLE
- the mRpL20 gene encoding large ribosomal subunit protein bL20m yields the protein MVFLNLPLLVRARGPDEFWRKRRIFKLAAHYRSRTRNVYSFAIRSVHRALAYATKGRKLKKLDMAQLWTTRVEAGCQQYGVGLETFKEGLARSDILLNKKMLSDLAIWEPRSFETLVKISRERAAVEGLPDLKRPSAFNQVYGLSNLKLD
- the Icmt gene encoding protein-S-isoprenylcysteine O-methyltransferase, whose product is MCANSGRNPGPPTSGSPFCFALCYDGRLSLFCFLITAGLVLIPSVPQIHYGIVPQVWGAVLWGPVLYYALINMIIRFVLRNHDYQVAIRASFLGFAVAVSVLVILFAPIGWQQFGVYGCFMSVFHYSEFLVIAYANPRTLSLDSFMLNHSVHYGLAAAASWIEFSLELYFLPEFKRYGYIWLLGIAMCFFGELVRKGAIITAGRSFTHLVQDEKHSDHKLITHGIYAYCRHPSYVGWFWWSIGTQIILLNPICICLYTLVSWLFFHDRVYVEEYSLLNFFQSDYVRYQKRVPTGLPFIRGYLIE